A single genomic interval of Penaeus vannamei isolate JL-2024 chromosome 33, ASM4276789v1, whole genome shotgun sequence harbors:
- the LOC113800548 gene encoding alpha-aspartyl dipeptidase isoform X1 yields the protein MDVQQAAMSVRNLLLLSNSTIHGSGYLEWAAQHIQDFLKSKEVKKVLFVPYALRTMDNYTETARKKFTSWGFELDGIHTSVDPVAAVNNAEAIFIGGGNTFQLLKGLYDNKLIEPIRKRVLQDGVPYIGSSAGTNVSTVSINTTNDMPIVFPPSFDALALVPFNINPHYIDANPGSTHMGETREERINQYHEIPGTPPVLGLREGALLKVTGDLALLMGLHPARLFRPGKQPEEFPVATDFSFLLK from the exons ATG GACGTTCAACAAGCAGCCATGTCCGTCAGGAACTTATTATTACTTTCCAATTCAACGATCCATGGAAGCGGCTATTTAGAATGGGCGGCTCAGCACATCCAGGACTTCCTCAAAAG caaagaagtgaaaaaagtgTTATTTGTGCCGTATGCACTTCGCACTATGGACAACTACACAGAGACAGCTCGTAAAAAATTCACATCATGGG GCTTTGAACTGGATGGTATACATACTTCTGTAGATCCAGTAGCTGCTGTGAATAATGCCGAAGCTATTTTCATCGGTGGAGGGAACACTTTTCAACTTCTAAAAGGACTGTATGATAACAAGTTGATTGAACCAATTAGGAAAAGGGTTCTACAG GATGGAGTTCCATACATTGGTAGCAGTGCAGGTACAAATGTGTCGACAGTGAGCATTAACACTACAAACGACATGCCTATTGTCTTCCCTCCAAGTTTTGACGCTCTTGCTCTGGTGCCTTTCAATATCAATCCTCATTATATAGATGCCAACCCGGGTAGTACTCATATGGGG GAAACGCGTGAGGAAAGGATTAACCAGTACCATGAGATTCCAGGGACACCTCCCGTACTTGGACTTCGCGAAGGAGCTCTGCTGAAAGTGACAGGAGATTTGGCACTTCTCATGGGTCTGCATCCTGCTCGACTCTTTAGGCC AGGCAAGCAACCAGAGGAATTTCCTGTTGCCACAGACTTCTCATTTTTGTTGAAGTAA
- the LOC113800548 gene encoding alpha-aspartyl dipeptidase isoform X2, with translation MSVRNLLLLSNSTIHGSGYLEWAAQHIQDFLKSKEVKKVLFVPYALRTMDNYTETARKKFTSWGFELDGIHTSVDPVAAVNNAEAIFIGGGNTFQLLKGLYDNKLIEPIRKRVLQDGVPYIGSSAGTNVSTVSINTTNDMPIVFPPSFDALALVPFNINPHYIDANPGSTHMGETREERINQYHEIPGTPPVLGLREGALLKVTGDLALLMGLHPARLFRPGKQPEEFPVATDFSFLLK, from the exons ATGTCCGTCAGGAACTTATTATTACTTTCCAATTCAACGATCCATGGAAGCGGCTATTTAGAATGGGCGGCTCAGCACATCCAGGACTTCCTCAAAAG caaagaagtgaaaaaagtgTTATTTGTGCCGTATGCACTTCGCACTATGGACAACTACACAGAGACAGCTCGTAAAAAATTCACATCATGGG GCTTTGAACTGGATGGTATACATACTTCTGTAGATCCAGTAGCTGCTGTGAATAATGCCGAAGCTATTTTCATCGGTGGAGGGAACACTTTTCAACTTCTAAAAGGACTGTATGATAACAAGTTGATTGAACCAATTAGGAAAAGGGTTCTACAG GATGGAGTTCCATACATTGGTAGCAGTGCAGGTACAAATGTGTCGACAGTGAGCATTAACACTACAAACGACATGCCTATTGTCTTCCCTCCAAGTTTTGACGCTCTTGCTCTGGTGCCTTTCAATATCAATCCTCATTATATAGATGCCAACCCGGGTAGTACTCATATGGGG GAAACGCGTGAGGAAAGGATTAACCAGTACCATGAGATTCCAGGGACACCTCCCGTACTTGGACTTCGCGAAGGAGCTCTGCTGAAAGTGACAGGAGATTTGGCACTTCTCATGGGTCTGCATCCTGCTCGACTCTTTAGGCC AGGCAAGCAACCAGAGGAATTTCCTGTTGCCACAGACTTCTCATTTTTGTTGAAGTAA
- the LOC113800547 gene encoding epidermal retinol dehydrogenase 2 isoform X2, protein MIGIIMIVYQSILLVFDFVNLVFRAILLTLQAAWRIVVPPPKKSVVGEIVLITGAGHGIGRELSLQLARLGAKVVCLDIDEANNQKTVADICREGGAAYGYKCDVTSRDNVRTVSNEIRENVGEITILVNNAGIMPCKPFIKHTPDDIEKIFKVNVFAHFWMLKEWLPTFMAMGRGHVVAMSSLAGLVATSNVVPYCASKYAVRGLMDGLVEEMRYGGRNPNIKFTCVHPFVVDTGLAKKPRIRFPSVTPVLTPETAAEAIISAIQLEKSEVLIPFQAALIHFIVRFLPREVQKAFLDFMDTGVDEHDS, encoded by the exons ATGatcggaataataatgatagtttaccAGTCCATTTTACTGGTATTTGATTTTGTGAATCTTGTCTTCCGAGCCATTTTGCTGACACTACAGGCTGCTTGGAGGATAGTTGTTCCCCCTCCCAAGAAATCGGTTGTGGGAGAAATTGTTTTG ATAACTGGAGCTGGCCATGGCATTGGACGAGAGCTGTCCCTCCAGCTGGCACGTCTGGGAGCAAAAGTTGTGTGCTTGGACATTGATGAG GCAAACAACCAAAAAACTGTCGCAGATATTTGCCGTGAAGGTGGTGCTGCCTATGGATACAAGTGCGATGTGACAAGCAGAGATAACGTGAGAACTGTGTCGAATGAG aTTCGTGAAAATGTTGGTGAAATAACTATTCTCGTGAATAATGCGGGGATAATGCCCTGTAAACCGTTCATCAAGCACACCCCAGACGATATTGAGAAGATATTCAAAGTCAACGTATTCGCACACTTTTGG ATGTTGAAAGAGTGGCTCCCAACTTTCATGGCCATGGGACGTGGCCATGTGGTCGCCATGTCTTCCCTTGCCGGGCTTGTGGCCACCAGTAATGTTGTGccttattgtgcttctaaatatGCTGTTAGAG GTCTGATGGATGGCCTTGTGGAAGAGATGAGGTATGGAGGTCGAAATCCAAACATTAAATTTACGTGTGTGCATCCTTTCGTTGTTGACACCGGACTCGCAAAGAAGCCCCGTATAAG ATTCCCTTCCGTAACTCCTGTGCTGACTCCTGAGACTGCTGCTGAAGCCATTATCAGTGCTATCCAGTTAGAGAAGTCAGAGGTTTTAATTCCTTTTCAAGCTGCACTGATACATTTTATTGTGCG GTTTTTACCTCGAGAAGTCCAGAAAGCTTTCCTGGATTTCATGGATACTGGAGTGGATGAACATGATAGCTGA
- the LOC113800547 gene encoding epidermal retinol dehydrogenase 2 isoform X1, with translation MTVGLITVTNCLITVYIFLRLEERTVHCQPPKMIGIIMIVYQSILLVFDFVNLVFRAILLTLQAAWRIVVPPPKKSVVGEIVLITGAGHGIGRELSLQLARLGAKVVCLDIDEANNQKTVADICREGGAAYGYKCDVTSRDNVRTVSNEIRENVGEITILVNNAGIMPCKPFIKHTPDDIEKIFKVNVFAHFWMLKEWLPTFMAMGRGHVVAMSSLAGLVATSNVVPYCASKYAVRGLMDGLVEEMRYGGRNPNIKFTCVHPFVVDTGLAKKPRIRFPSVTPVLTPETAAEAIISAIQLEKSEVLIPFQAALIHFIVRFLPREVQKAFLDFMDTGVDEHDS, from the exons ATGACTGTGGGACTTATAACTGTTACAAATTGCCTCATAACGGTATACATTTTTTTAAGGCTGGAGGAGCGTACAGTCCACTGTCAGCCACCT AAAATGatcggaataataatgatagtttaccAGTCCATTTTACTGGTATTTGATTTTGTGAATCTTGTCTTCCGAGCCATTTTGCTGACACTACAGGCTGCTTGGAGGATAGTTGTTCCCCCTCCCAAGAAATCGGTTGTGGGAGAAATTGTTTTG ATAACTGGAGCTGGCCATGGCATTGGACGAGAGCTGTCCCTCCAGCTGGCACGTCTGGGAGCAAAAGTTGTGTGCTTGGACATTGATGAG GCAAACAACCAAAAAACTGTCGCAGATATTTGCCGTGAAGGTGGTGCTGCCTATGGATACAAGTGCGATGTGACAAGCAGAGATAACGTGAGAACTGTGTCGAATGAG aTTCGTGAAAATGTTGGTGAAATAACTATTCTCGTGAATAATGCGGGGATAATGCCCTGTAAACCGTTCATCAAGCACACCCCAGACGATATTGAGAAGATATTCAAAGTCAACGTATTCGCACACTTTTGG ATGTTGAAAGAGTGGCTCCCAACTTTCATGGCCATGGGACGTGGCCATGTGGTCGCCATGTCTTCCCTTGCCGGGCTTGTGGCCACCAGTAATGTTGTGccttattgtgcttctaaatatGCTGTTAGAG GTCTGATGGATGGCCTTGTGGAAGAGATGAGGTATGGAGGTCGAAATCCAAACATTAAATTTACGTGTGTGCATCCTTTCGTTGTTGACACCGGACTCGCAAAGAAGCCCCGTATAAG ATTCCCTTCCGTAACTCCTGTGCTGACTCCTGAGACTGCTGCTGAAGCCATTATCAGTGCTATCCAGTTAGAGAAGTCAGAGGTTTTAATTCCTTTTCAAGCTGCACTGATACATTTTATTGTGCG GTTTTTACCTCGAGAAGTCCAGAAAGCTTTCCTGGATTTCATGGATACTGGAGTGGATGAACATGATAGCTGA
- the LOC113800547 gene encoding epidermal retinol dehydrogenase 2 isoform X3, with protein MKMIGIIMIVYQSILLVFDFVNLVFRAILLTLQAAWRIVVPPPKKSVVGEIVLITGAGHGIGRELSLQLARLGAKVVCLDIDEANNQKTVADICREGGAAYGYKCDVTSRDNVRTVSNEIRENVGEITILVNNAGIMPCKPFIKHTPDDIEKIFKVNVFAHFWMLKEWLPTFMAMGRGHVVAMSSLAGLVATSNVVPYCASKYAVRGLMDGLVEEMRYGGRNPNIKFTCVHPFVVDTGLAKKPRIRFPSVTPVLTPETAAEAIISAIQLEKSEVLIPFQAALIHFIVRFLPREVQKAFLDFMDTGVDEHDS; from the exons ATG AAAATGatcggaataataatgatagtttaccAGTCCATTTTACTGGTATTTGATTTTGTGAATCTTGTCTTCCGAGCCATTTTGCTGACACTACAGGCTGCTTGGAGGATAGTTGTTCCCCCTCCCAAGAAATCGGTTGTGGGAGAAATTGTTTTG ATAACTGGAGCTGGCCATGGCATTGGACGAGAGCTGTCCCTCCAGCTGGCACGTCTGGGAGCAAAAGTTGTGTGCTTGGACATTGATGAG GCAAACAACCAAAAAACTGTCGCAGATATTTGCCGTGAAGGTGGTGCTGCCTATGGATACAAGTGCGATGTGACAAGCAGAGATAACGTGAGAACTGTGTCGAATGAG aTTCGTGAAAATGTTGGTGAAATAACTATTCTCGTGAATAATGCGGGGATAATGCCCTGTAAACCGTTCATCAAGCACACCCCAGACGATATTGAGAAGATATTCAAAGTCAACGTATTCGCACACTTTTGG ATGTTGAAAGAGTGGCTCCCAACTTTCATGGCCATGGGACGTGGCCATGTGGTCGCCATGTCTTCCCTTGCCGGGCTTGTGGCCACCAGTAATGTTGTGccttattgtgcttctaaatatGCTGTTAGAG GTCTGATGGATGGCCTTGTGGAAGAGATGAGGTATGGAGGTCGAAATCCAAACATTAAATTTACGTGTGTGCATCCTTTCGTTGTTGACACCGGACTCGCAAAGAAGCCCCGTATAAG ATTCCCTTCCGTAACTCCTGTGCTGACTCCTGAGACTGCTGCTGAAGCCATTATCAGTGCTATCCAGTTAGAGAAGTCAGAGGTTTTAATTCCTTTTCAAGCTGCACTGATACATTTTATTGTGCG GTTTTTACCTCGAGAAGTCCAGAAAGCTTTCCTGGATTTCATGGATACTGGAGTGGATGAACATGATAGCTGA